The Funiculus sociatus GB2-C1 genome includes a region encoding these proteins:
- a CDS encoding DUF4114 domain-containing protein, with amino-acid sequence MKINQLISPVLISAIALGLFSIITTPLQALETFGNEGIQFDLDTIIEFEFVESNGAFQSTFGVINLDTGEKTPLISEAKPSNKPQDISRPSDFQDDTGVSNQNDFLGTPGDAVPQPLAEFKFQANTRYAFYLESFYNGKPVGIIYSTNTENPNTRQQTEFNGGIDSLAKGGNLIRWDDTGIVKAQQERDFDDFIVRVGGHQTCPSSSNVLASAKCLTQN; translated from the coding sequence ATGAAAATTAATCAGCTAATTTCACCGGTTTTAATCAGCGCGATCGCGCTAGGATTATTTAGCATCATTACCACCCCACTCCAAGCCCTAGAAACTTTTGGTAATGAGGGCATTCAATTTGACCTAGACACTATTATTGAATTTGAATTTGTTGAATCAAACGGAGCATTTCAGTCAACGTTTGGCGTTATTAATTTAGATACAGGTGAGAAAACCCCCCTAATCAGTGAAGCCAAACCCTCGAATAAACCACAGGATATCTCCCGTCCATCCGATTTTCAGGACGACACAGGCGTAAGCAACCAAAATGATTTTTTAGGAACTCCTGGTGATGCAGTTCCGCAACCGTTAGCTGAGTTTAAGTTTCAGGCAAATACAAGATATGCTTTTTACTTAGAATCTTTTTATAATGGCAAACCTGTAGGCATCATCTACTCAACAAATACTGAAAATCCTAACACCAGGCAACAAACTGAGTTTAATGGTGGGATAGACAGTCTTGCTAAGGGTGGTAATCTCATCCGTTGGGACGATACTGGCATAGTAAAGGCTCAACAAGAAAGAGACTTTGATGATTTTATTGTCAGAGTTGGCGGTCATCAAACCTGTCCATCTTCTAGTAATGTTTTGGCTAGTGCCAAATGTCTCACACAAAATTAG
- a CDS encoding polysaccharide biosynthesis protein, with product MPLPFLPPVLINRLHILSKFVSIQLVIQAIGMASGILLVRTLDKQEYAYFTIANTMQGTMNLLADMGISSGLLAIGGKVWQDRYRFGQLINTAMRLRRKLATIAIALVTPLLLWLLFNNGTSLLYAILITITVLAGLNFQLSTVILGVVPRLHSQLNYVQKLDFISAIFRLAILVVAYFTFLNAAIAILTASIALGLQQLFLSRWVIHSIDIKAPVYEIDKLEILQIVKSQAPNALFFCIHGQLTIWLISIFGDTESIAEVGALGRLGVIFSLIYAVMQSIILPSFSRCQSVIKFRDRYWQVLVSFCIFGSCLIAIANFFPKELLFILGQKYAHLKQELLLIVVINVLNGLSAIMLSINTSKGWLQYYWLNIPCIILIEAVMAYFLDLSTTYGVLLLAMVSVIPGLICSGAITYINLLHWSVVAKE from the coding sequence ATGCCTTTGCCTTTTTTACCACCAGTTCTAATCAATCGGCTCCATATTCTGAGTAAGTTTGTCTCGATTCAACTGGTGATTCAAGCAATAGGTATGGCTAGTGGAATTCTTCTGGTTCGCACACTGGATAAACAGGAATATGCCTATTTCACTATTGCTAATACTATGCAAGGGACAATGAATTTATTAGCTGACATGGGTATTAGCAGTGGTCTGTTGGCAATTGGAGGAAAGGTTTGGCAGGATCGGTATCGTTTTGGTCAATTGATCAACACTGCAATGCGGTTGAGACGCAAGCTGGCAACAATTGCGATCGCTTTAGTTACGCCTCTTCTGCTGTGGCTATTATTCAATAACGGAACATCGCTTTTATATGCAATTTTAATTACTATTACTGTCCTGGCAGGGCTAAATTTCCAGTTGAGTACTGTTATATTAGGTGTAGTTCCGCGATTACATTCACAGCTTAATTATGTTCAGAAGTTAGATTTTATTTCTGCTATTTTTCGACTAGCAATTTTAGTTGTTGCTTACTTTACTTTTTTGAATGCTGCTATAGCTATTTTGACAGCATCAATTGCCTTGGGGTTGCAGCAATTGTTTTTGAGCCGTTGGGTTATTCATAGCATTGATATAAAAGCACCCGTTTATGAAATAGACAAATTAGAAATTTTACAAATCGTCAAAAGTCAAGCACCCAATGCCTTATTCTTCTGCATTCACGGACAGCTTACTATCTGGTTGATCAGCATTTTTGGGGATACGGAAAGTATTGCTGAAGTAGGAGCTTTAGGACGGTTAGGGGTTATATTCTCCTTGATTTATGCGGTTATGCAAAGTATTATTTTGCCAAGCTTCTCTCGTTGTCAGTCAGTTATTAAGTTTCGCGATCGCTACTGGCAGGTTCTAGTATCTTTTTGTATTTTTGGGTCGTGTTTAATAGCAATTGCTAACTTTTTTCCTAAAGAACTATTGTTTATATTAGGGCAAAAATATGCTCACTTAAAACAAGAATTGCTGTTGATAGTTGTTATAAATGTTCTAAATGGTCTTTCAGCAATTATGTTATCAATTAATACTTCAAAAGGATGGTTACAATATTACTGGCTTAATATTCCGTGTATTATCTTGATTGAGGCTGTTATGGCTTACTTTCTAGATTTATCTACCACTTATGGAGTTTTATTGCTGGCAATGGTATCAGTGATTCCAGGGTTAATATGTAGTGGTGCGATTACTTATATTAACTTATTGCATTGGTCGGTTGTAGCAAAAGAGTAA
- a CDS encoding class I SAM-dependent methyltransferase: MNILSVGCGRKSSEPDVIRLDKSSEVEPDIVWDLDELPYPFDDSIFSEIECFDVIEHLQDIPKTLEEFYRILEPNGILKITTPHFSCANSFVDPTHKWHLSYFSFDYFCQEHKLSYYSDAKYTIKRRHIQFQGGRFNRAIISRLANKFPHTYEQRWAWIFPAWYLYLELEASKGFNFNL; the protein is encoded by the coding sequence ATGAATATATTATCAGTTGGGTGTGGTCGTAAATCCTCAGAACCTGATGTAATAAGACTGGATAAATCTTCTGAAGTAGAACCAGATATAGTTTGGGATTTAGATGAATTACCCTATCCATTTGATGACTCCATATTCTCGGAGATTGAGTGCTTTGATGTGATAGAACATTTACAAGATATTCCTAAAACATTGGAGGAATTTTATCGAATATTAGAACCGAATGGAATTTTAAAAATAACAACACCTCATTTTTCTTGTGCTAATTCATTTGTAGATCCAACCCATAAGTGGCATTTAAGTTATTTTTCGTTTGATTACTTTTGTCAGGAACACAAGTTGTCCTACTACTCAGATGCGAAATATACTATTAAGCGCCGCCATATTCAATTTCAAGGAGGTAGATTTAATAGAGCCATTATCAGTCGGTTAGCTAATAAATTTCCCCATACCTATGAGCAAAGATGGGCTTGGATTTTTCCAGCTTGGTATCTTTATTTGGAATTAGAAGCTAGCAAAGGATTTAATTTTAATTTATGA
- a CDS encoding glycosyltransferase family 4 protein, whose protein sequence is MKVVHITPTYFDDSSIIGGGERYTTELASFMAEVVDTTLVSFSSKRQSYCQDNLKIEIYPVNYFIHDNKVNPLTFRYLASIWDADVVHIHHINTLISDLGCLTASWLGKRVFVTDYGGGGDFVINHKMPVFRGYCNAIAYSRFGFNFLPAELQKKGVLIKGGMNTERFYPDISLEKQKKILYVGRILPHKGINYLLEAFRLLNLPDYKLTILGRVYNEEFYEDLKKLAVGLPVEFVHDADDRRLLHEYRIAIATVLPSVHTNCYGGYTPVPELMGFTLLESQACGTPAICTDAGAMSEFVDDGSTGFVVKQNSGEAIATALRQIISLSPSEYLEYQNRCYEWIKALTWSTVVKKHLELYNKSL, encoded by the coding sequence ATGAAAGTTGTTCACATTACCCCTACTTACTTCGATGACTCATCAATCATTGGTGGTGGTGAACGCTATACAACAGAATTAGCTTCTTTTATGGCAGAGGTTGTAGATACTACGCTGGTAAGTTTTTCTTCAAAACGCCAATCTTATTGTCAAGACAATCTCAAAATTGAGATTTACCCGGTTAACTATTTTATTCATGATAACAAGGTCAATCCCCTAACTTTTCGATATCTTGCTTCAATTTGGGATGCTGACGTAGTTCACATCCACCATATAAATACACTTATTTCCGATTTAGGATGTTTGACAGCATCTTGGCTAGGAAAGCGGGTTTTTGTGACTGATTACGGTGGGGGTGGGGATTTTGTAATTAATCATAAAATGCCTGTGTTTCGAGGCTATTGTAATGCGATCGCTTACTCTCGCTTTGGCTTTAATTTTCTTCCTGCTGAACTACAAAAAAAAGGAGTTCTAATTAAAGGTGGCATGAACACAGAGCGATTTTATCCGGATATATCTTTAGAAAAACAGAAAAAGATTTTGTATGTGGGTCGGATTTTACCCCACAAAGGCATTAATTATTTACTTGAAGCTTTCCGCCTCTTAAATCTTCCAGATTACAAGTTAACAATTCTTGGAAGAGTCTATAACGAAGAATTTTACGAAGACTTGAAAAAATTGGCAGTTGGTTTACCTGTAGAATTCGTTCACGATGCAGATGATAGGAGGTTACTGCATGAATATCGTATAGCGATCGCTACCGTTTTACCTTCTGTTCATACTAACTGTTATGGTGGCTATACCCCTGTTCCAGAATTAATGGGTTTCACGTTGCTAGAATCTCAAGCTTGCGGCACTCCTGCGATTTGTACCGATGCGGGCGCAATGTCTGAATTTGTTGATGATGGTAGTACGGGATTTGTAGTGAAACAGAATTCTGGGGAAGCGATCGCTACTGCTCTTCGTCAAATTATTAGCTTATCCCCATCCGAATATTTAGAGTATCAAAATCGCTGCTACGAGTGGATAAAAGCCTTAACTTGGTCAACAGTAGTCAAGAAGCATTTAGAGCTGTACAACAAGTCTTTATAA
- a CDS encoding glycosyltransferase family 4 protein has translation MRIGHYMYGIWEPGGVASYIRRLSAAQIAAGDAVYFLDNQPITSVPNSGTELPIFVRDDRDLFTQAKALRLDILHLHTDISTLPDERIATIRTIHGHKPYCPSGGKYLKRSNQPCDRIYSLTGCLWGHLVDRCGSARPHKLYADFQSTWDEMRVLSDIHAIANSQFLKDQMVRLGYAENLIHVLYYPAPKLPEYFPPPQEEVPHFLFMGRIVPQKGLDWLLRAIQKVNVPVHLDIAGDGYQKTEIQALSERLGLTKKVTFHGWANEPEIFKLLQAARALIFPSVWHEPAGIVSIEAAAAGRPIIASRVGGIPEYIAQQQHTLLVKPNDISGLAQNIECLALDWSLAKHLGEEGREMVPTQFSMQKHLDVLNQLYELAMQVKVGL, from the coding sequence ATGCGGATAGGACATTATATGTACGGCATTTGGGAACCAGGCGGAGTTGCGTCCTATATCCGCCGTCTAAGTGCCGCCCAAATTGCAGCAGGTGACGCTGTTTATTTTCTGGATAATCAGCCAATTACCAGTGTGCCAAATAGTGGAACCGAACTACCGATATTTGTGCGCGATGACAGGGATTTATTTACTCAGGCAAAGGCACTGAGGCTGGATATTTTGCATTTGCACACTGACATTAGTACACTTCCAGACGAGCGTATTGCAACCATCCGCACCATTCACGGACATAAACCTTACTGTCCCAGTGGTGGCAAGTATCTAAAACGCTCTAATCAGCCGTGCGATCGCATCTACAGCCTCACAGGGTGTCTCTGGGGACATCTGGTGGATCGCTGTGGAAGTGCTAGACCGCATAAGTTGTACGCTGATTTTCAGAGTACCTGGGACGAGATGCGCGTTTTGTCTGATATTCATGCGATCGCAAACAGCCAGTTTCTCAAAGATCAAATGGTTCGTTTAGGTTACGCCGAGAACCTGATTCATGTCCTTTATTACCCTGCTCCCAAACTTCCGGAATACTTCCCCCCACCTCAAGAAGAGGTGCCACACTTCCTTTTTATGGGACGTATTGTGCCACAAAAAGGACTCGACTGGCTGTTACGAGCAATACAAAAAGTCAACGTCCCAGTTCACTTAGATATTGCTGGCGATGGCTATCAAAAAACAGAAATACAAGCTTTATCAGAGCGTCTAGGACTTACTAAAAAAGTCACATTTCATGGATGGGCAAATGAACCGGAAATCTTTAAATTACTCCAGGCAGCAAGGGCGCTCATTTTTCCGTCAGTGTGGCACGAACCAGCAGGAATAGTCAGTATAGAAGCTGCCGCAGCTGGTAGACCTATCATCGCCAGTCGAGTAGGAGGAATACCTGAGTATATCGCCCAACAACAACATACCTTACTTGTAAAACCAAATGATATTTCTGGATTGGCACAAAATATTGAATGTTTAGCTCTCGACTGGTCTTTAGCAAAACATTTGGGAGAGGAAGGAAGGGAAATGGTGCCTACCCAATTTTCAATGCAGAAACATCTGGATGTACTCAATCAACTGTATGAACTGGCTATGCAAGTTAAGGTTGGTTTATGA
- a CDS encoding methyltransferase domain-containing protein: protein MLGNVEEVLSRIKPNDLVLDVGGWACPFNRANWVIDAEPYETRGFYARNGMGKAQGGEKEYFNRDTWVQRDICDKEPWPFKDNFFDFSICSHTLEDIRDPLYVCSELIRVSKRGYIEVPSRLVESCRGIESSRIVGLSHHRWLVDITDNCVQFTMKYHMINGDFQLSFPHSFAKKLSPPETISYLFWEDSFDVAETQIHGVDNIHAHLRQFVAQRYNYPHYRFVMKRVNNLVDRGLKKIARSFSV from the coding sequence ATGTTAGGAAATGTAGAAGAAGTTTTATCACGCATAAAACCTAATGACCTTGTTCTTGATGTAGGTGGTTGGGCTTGCCCATTTAACCGGGCAAACTGGGTAATTGATGCTGAACCTTATGAAACTAGAGGTTTCTACGCAAGAAATGGAATGGGCAAAGCCCAGGGAGGAGAAAAAGAATATTTTAATCGAGATACTTGGGTTCAAAGAGATATTTGTGATAAAGAGCCTTGGCCCTTTAAAGACAATTTTTTCGACTTTTCTATCTGTTCCCACACTCTGGAAGATATCAGAGATCCACTATATGTCTGCTCTGAGCTAATTAGAGTATCGAAGCGTGGCTATATAGAAGTTCCGTCAAGATTAGTGGAATCTTGTCGAGGAATAGAAAGTAGCAGGATAGTTGGACTTTCACATCACAGATGGTTAGTTGATATTACTGATAATTGCGTGCAATTTACTATGAAGTACCACATGATAAACGGAGATTTTCAGCTATCATTTCCCCATTCATTTGCTAAAAAACTATCTCCCCCAGAAACTATCTCTTACCTTTTTTGGGAAGATAGTTTTGATGTTGCTGAGACACAAATTCATGGAGTAGATAATATTCACGCTCATCTGCGTCAGTTTGTAGCACAGAGGTATAATTACCCTCACTATCGGTTTGTTATGAAACGGGTAAATAACTTGGTAGATCGAGGTTTGAAGAAGATTGCACGTAGTTTCTCTGTATAA